A single window of Anopheles moucheti chromosome 2, idAnoMoucSN_F20_07, whole genome shotgun sequence DNA harbors:
- the LOC128298443 gene encoding uncharacterized protein LOC128298443 has product MLVPLALFFTFILRIQIHAENSDINGHNQNDVISLQQHQSERSFLSTIAPEEKGFQPHGVVRYQHLVNNSPNSNYFVYYTDNIADHQGSQYVQGYSIQNNDALSGTVAYSSNAVPIQLVTLVQPVVGNQEIPNESENTYIDDSGIKKLVSSTQNLVSNEDVVDINNAQEGITEHAQNVSELYSKTADSVPSESQYTEKKESFDQPIIVSDSDGAESSDIPSRQLNNNRSYGKQINVEILGESADHNNGQYLKETTILASKPAEPCDDSSKDEGILITKQEVTTINPVTVTRLRGSTTAHLRRTQTTETPKVLVLTTLRNTPTVVTVAPKPVSSRYLAPIQAGLRLSNADKSHPVDDCLDGDTKFKEQTVVEVQKSVNIKNILVSQETPNVHQYGTKTKIIKQPVYVEKPIDRIVKQPVFIEKPIERIVKQPVYVEKKVQQIVKQPVYIEKPVPVPVDRIVEKPVYHTRYVDRPIPIEHQVHIPVEKIVEKPIPVEKIVTQQVNVPYPVTHVVDRPVPVEKIVEKPVTVEVARYVDRPYPVEKIVDRPIPVEVPVEKVIEKIVDRPVEVERVVEKHVQVPVPVAFEKVVEKIVDRPVPYPVEKIIDRPYPVEKIVEKIVDRPYPVQVPVQVPVHYPVEIPVGIPIPYPVEKYITLPIHELKPTHSIIKTVHHEHFDIGKFLTQKKKHFVDNFFPKAQHPSKVIVESPGKYVFQPNLRYPKNDLHYGASASIPVIVDGNHLNAQAHFFHEKSNPPFGIAFNGDAYAGNFGYIPHEPIVKDDYVGPTPLLDDHWAVKSDVKFRRSPSYGKSLRIEYGGFKPPLVPSVEIDEHGIPLSKANN; this is encoded by the exons ATGCTGGTGCCACTAGCATTGTTTTTTACATTCATCTTACGGATACAGATCCATGCGGAGAACTCTGATATCAACGGACATAATCAAAATGATGTAATTTCTTTACAACAGCATCAATCAGAGCGTTCCTTTTTGTCAACAATTGCACCTGAAGAAAAG GGATTTCAACCTCATGGAGTAGTGCGGTATCAACATCTCGTTAACAATTCACCGAACagtaattattttgtttactatACAGACAATATCGCTGATCATCAAGGATCGCAATACGTACAAGG ATATAGTATCCAAAACAACGATGCTCTGTCAGGAACGGTTGCATACAGTTCGAATGCAGTTCCTATCCAACTAGTTACGCTAGTTCAGCCGGTAGTAGGAAATCAGGAAATACCGAACGAGTCTGAAAATACATATATCGACGATTCTGGCATCAAGAAATTAGTTTCAAGCACCCAGAATTTAGTAAGCAATGAAGATGTGGTAGATATCAATAACGCACAAGAGGGTATCACAGAACATGCGCAAAATGTTTCAGAGCTTTATTCCAAAACGGCTGATAGTGTTCCCAGTGAAAGTCAGTACACGgagaaaaaggaaagtttCGATCAGCCTATCATAGTCAGTGATAGCGATGGAGCAGAGTCGAGCGATATCCCGAGCCGTcaactcaacaacaacagatcGTATGGAAAGCAAATCAATGTAGAAATTCTTGGTGAATCAGCAGATCACAACAATGGACAATATTTGAAAGAAACCACAATTTTGGCTAGCAAGCCGGCCGAACCATGTGATGACAGCAGCAAGGATGAGGGAATTCTCATTACCAAACAGGAAGTTACCACAATCAATCCAGTAACAGTTACAAGACTACGTGGATCAACTACGGCGCATTTGCGGCGTACACAAACAACAGAAACACCCAAAGTACTTGTTTTAACGACACTAAGAAATACTCCAACCGTTGTTACTGTTGCGCCAAAACCCGTGTCATCCAGATATTTGGCCCCAATTCAGGCTGGCTTACGTTTGTCCAATGCAGATAAATCCCATCCAGTTGACGATTGTCTAGATGGTGATACAAAGTTCAAGGAGCAAACAGTCGTTGAAGTACAAAAAAGTGTAAATATAAAGAATATATTAGTAAGCCAGGAGACTCCAAATGTACATCAGTATGgtacaaaaaccaaaattatAAAGCAACCAGTGTACGTAGAGAAGCCAATCGACCGAATTGTGAAGCAACcggtttttattgaaaaaccAATCGAAAGGATAGTAAAACAGCCCGTatatgtagaaaaaaaagtacaacagATCGTCAAACAACCAGTATACATCGAAAAGCCAGTGCCTGTACCGGTCGATAGAATTGTGGAGAAGCCTGTCTATCATACACGGTACGTAGATCGGCCAATCCCAATCGAGCATCAGGTACATATACCAGTGGAAAAGATAGTTGAAAAACCGATACCGGTAGAGAAAATAGTGACACAGCAAGTCAATGTCCCTTATCCAGTGACACACGTCGTGGACCGGCCGGTACCAGTAGAGAAAATTGTAGAAAAGCCTGTAACTGTCGAGGTGGCACGTTATGTTGATCGTCCTTATCCTGTAGAGAAGATTGTTGATCGTCCAATTCCAGTAGAAGTTCCGGTAGAAAAGGTAATCGAAAAGATTGTCGATCGTCCAGTAGAAGTAGAACGTGTTGTTGAAAAACACGTTCAGGTCCCAGTGCCAGTGGCATTTGAAAAGGTCGTAGAAAAGATTGTCGATCGTCCTGTACCTTATCCGGTGGAGAAAATTATTGATCGTCCTTATCCAGTGGAAAAAATAGTGGAGAAGATAGTTGATCGGCCTTATCCAGTGCAAGTTCCCGTACAAGTTCCAGTACACTATCCAGTGGAGATTCCTGTTGGTATACCTATACCATATCCTGTAGAAAAATACATAACGCTACCTATCCATGAGCTCAAACCAACACATTCTATTATAAAAACGGTTCATCATGAGCATTTCGACATTGGAAAGTTTCTGacacaaaagaagaaacatttcgtagataatttttttccaaaggcTCAACATCCTTCAAAAGTCATTGTAGAATCACCGGGAAAGTATGTTTTTCAACCAAACCTTCGGTATCCAAAAAATGATTTGCACTACGGAGCGTCTGCATCGATTCCGGTCATAGTTGATGGGAATCATTTGAATGCACAAGCACATTTTTTCCACGAAAAATCAAATCCCCCCTTTGGAATAGCTTTCAATGGAGATGCCTATGCTG GAAATTTTGGTTACATTCCCCACGAACCAATTGTGAAGGATGACTACGTAGGTCCTACCCCACTGCTAGACGACCATTGGGCAGTAAAGAGTGATGTAAAATTCCGGCGAAGCCCTAGCTATGGCAAGAGTCTACGCATTGAATACGGAGGATTTAAGCCTCCATTAGTGCCATCTGTAGAAATAGACGAACATGGTATTCCCCTTTCTAAAGCGAATAACTAG